ATTCTTCAAATCCGTCGGACCAAATTCCCAGGTCCCAAAGGCAATTATCATGTCACGATGAAGGGACTCATGCTCGCCTTGTTGTCTTACCAATGCCTGGTTATGtcgaaaaaaacaaattgaagaCAGATTTTAGTATTAGAAACCAGATCAAATGGCCAAAACTATTGAATATACAGATTCACAACTGGATATCAGCAAGAAATTAGAACAAAGACAGACAACATGTATTGAATATACAGATTCATAACTGAACATCAGCAAAATtagaacaagaaagaaaacaatatcaGGCCACCCTATACATGTCGGGACATGAACAGAACCAATAGTGCATGAAAAATGGCAATGGACCAATATAATAAGTCAAGCTTATTTCTATGTGTTCTGAGGCGCAATTAGATGAAGTAACAGTGCTCAATTTCACATagcattttgaaaagaaacatTAATGTGTTTATAAGATACAAAGAAAATGTTTAGAGGCTAAACAAACTGGGTAACGAAAGGCCAACTAACACTTCGATTTGTCATGGATGAGACGTTtcacatcaaaatatttacagatcAAGCACTCCCAGATCTGAGTTTTcagaaagtaaaaagaaaagtaattcTACAAGGCAAGcacaagaaaatattcaagaaCCTGAATCATACAAACTCCCTAGTGTTAAATTGGACATGCCTAGTTTTACATGATTATAATGAGGGCATTCAGCTCAAGAGTCAGTATTTTGGCAATATCTTCCTCAGAAGAATCCACTacattgtttttgtttttctaaccAACAATTCCTATctatttttcctataaaagattttgaaaaccATTACCTGATATTCCTTTCTCAGACCTATATACTTCATAATTACTTCTTTGTCTTGTTGGGAAATGACATTTGGGTTGTGAGAGATAACACTTGAAGCAGGGAACAGTTTCTGGGTGTTCCACCAGTAGGTAAGCCATGGCATGTAGTGTGCAACACGAACAGCCCATTGGTCTTGTGCAGGCTGTAGATTATATGCTTCTCTAGATATGTTTGAAGGAATACCAGGCCACCAATAATTCACTACTGGTGCTAACATAGCTGCCCCTGCCAATCTGTTCAGCAATACAGTCAATATTACTTCAGAtggatgaatgaaaattgcagTTTGATGGTTTGAAAGAGAAAACACAGTTGGAAACAGTCATGGTTTAGAAATATTGGAAGATACAAGATAGTTAAGTATTAATGCAATCCTCAATTTCCACAAATGAAACATACCTGTGAGGAATATACTTGAGGCAAGTCCAGACAATCTGTCCACCCATAGAAAATCCAACAACATAAAATTTGGATCCTAACCCCAACTGGTCAGCAAGATCCTCAATGTCAAAAGCCAAGCTCTTAACTGTTCGGGTTGGGTGAGGATCACTCTCTCCATAACCGGGTCTGTCAAATGAAACAATGTAGATTCCCTTACTTTCGACTATATCCTGTCAAAGAGTTCCAAAATTGAATTACACACAATGCAGTTGATCCTCAGAAAAGCTGTTAAGTGACATAGTGGAAGCAGCATTACCGGGGAGAGGTTTGCAGTTAATGCAGCAACATCATGCCTGCAAGAATCAAACCCGTGGACAAACACTATTTTGTGCTTTGCAATATCTTTTGCGACACCATATTCTTGGTAAGCCAAGTATCTACCGTCCTTAAGCTGTACTCTTGATGCTGTAACTGGAGGGCCATCTGCAGAGCCACAAGTCTTTGGAGGAGGTGGTCGTGCTGCCTGATAAGCCCAAGCCAAAAACCCCACAAAGCCAaccaataatattttcttcaaccACCCTGAAACATCATGTACGAAGAAATTTGAgacaaaaaaacaacaaaagtaGGTCCAACTTGAGTTGGGAAACTCCTGAAAATAGGTGGCCTCCTTCGATGTCAACCCCACAAACAAGCTACATGCCAATTCACTGTACCTCTCGTTACAATTAATGTCACACTTGCCATATTGCAAATACAAACAAAAGTTTTATCAGCAATCCAAATTACAACATCCACCttaaaaaacacattttgCATCTAAAATCGTACTAAAATCGCCCATCAGATACTGAAGTTCACTCGTCAGTATAACTTCAGCGATTTAAAAACTCATCCTTCACACAAAACCAGATCAGGGGGAACACAAATGAAACGACCTCAATGTCAAACTATATGTTAGATGCAAAATGCAGGCAAAGCCCAAAAAATCAGCAACACAATGTAGGCACATAACAACATTTCCACAAAATCTCGAATTACGACTCTTAACACTTAAACCAGCCCTCATCCATTTCATGGCAACCCAAATCAAAACCATGATTCCAAATCATTATCACCATCTGAATTCTTGAACAAATCCAAGCATGTACTAATTCAGACAACAATCCCAGACCCTcaattcaaacaagaaaatcaggATGTACAAACTGATGAAAAGAATCTCAAGTAAAAAATCCAACCTGAAACTTTGGAAGAACTCTTTGGCTTCGGTTTTCGAGTATGAGCCCTTGCAGAGGCTGCAGATATTTTCCGGGTTGTCCCAGCCGCCATTGTTTTCTGACCTTTTACTCTGTTCCAGCAGTAACCAATCCCACCAACagaatttctcaaaattcaagattCAACTACAGAGACTCCCAACGAGCGGAGCTGAGTTGAGAGATCTGGGACGCAAATAGGCGGCCTTTTGTTTTCGATTGATAATAGTGTTGCTGTGTGTTTTCTAGGCTAATGAATTCGCAGTGTAAGTAATACTGTTACAGACCTTGTCTTAAGGGCCCCTTGACCAACATATCTCATATGTCACGTCATTCGGAATCTACCTCTTCATGGATCGGTAATTTCCACATATTACACACTCGGTAGGCGTAAAGTCGTGTTATGCATGGatccatatttatatttcttcacTAATTAGAGACGGAtgttcaaatttcaaaatcatataCATCTCTCTCacacatttcaaatttatccaaaatttcatattcacATACCCAAACTAATATTTCATTCAACTCcaagtttcataattttttttgaataatttcacTCTCCTTTTCTgaaattgtgtaattatatataaattttttataatttgaaaaatatatctaacaTTTCAAAGGTTTACtttagtataataaataagtcccttcgttatgtaaaatttattgaatttgttcatattaacaaaaaaaaaaaaactgaatgaaaattgatatttacttattaatgacttattacaagtcaaataatttttctccaactaaattattgttataactgtaaaaatatatctcatcacatgtattaatgtgtaagacgtatgagggtaatttgatcataataaaacttatttaatataaaataaatcagtaataagtcaatttgaggtaaatatatttttttctatcttttttgttaatatcagcaaattccgtaaattttaactaatggaaTGACTCATTTGTTAGATTGAAGCAAATCTTAGGGGTTCTAcctgtaattacaccaaacctcagaggaggaaagtgtaattatcctaaaatttatttgtatttaataaaataaatcaactaATTAAGTTATCCTAACTATAAATGACATACATAATTCCCATATTTTGTGTACTacgtaaaataataatttctatataaattgattagtttGTTAAAACCTATCATGAAtagttatttcttttcttggtttatTGTCATTAATAGTTACAAATAATTGAAAGTTATGGAGAAAtcataagacaaaaataacctaaaatattataaatgacaatgTAAGAGGAACTAAACTTCATTTTATCTCTTCACATCAGGTAGGCCCTACTAATTATCATATACCAACTATTATACACGTTAAATACGTgtgcaaaatatataaaataatacttacatatttgattttcttatatataaaaaaatattaattaaatttcatatattttttatatttagctATAATTGTAGTTATCCGATAAAATAcgagtattgataattttaaatatataattttttcgtgTGATAGTAAAagttcatattaaaaaaaaaaaaagaggccAATAATTTATCTTAGTCGAAATcaatatgtttaaattatcaattgcaaataaaattttaattttttttaccatataaaaagtgttatatttcaaaaagttatattGTGGTAGTTGGAGTAAAAGAAACGCGACTAAGCGTATATAGGTTAAGTGAGGTGAAATATCAGTGTCGCTCTGCCCAAAACTATCaaatttttggtgaaatattGTACACATCTCACACCTGACCGCTTCAACGAGGAGTTGCGTTTGTTAAGTCACAAtactattttatcaaatttttctggcagttaattactaaaataatgtTAAAAGGAGTTTGCAATTATACCCCAAAATGGGGGTATAGTtgcaatttgcaaaattaagGGAGGTGTCAGTGCATTAATATAGGCTAATGATTTGGGCacacctatatttttttttgttaatttatatttatgttatatttagtaataatatatactaattaattagttattatttttaattttgtaatatttcaaatttttataattttaaaaatattgataaaatatatattgatttttaattaatttttaacaattgataaaattaaaaattacatacaaataaaaaatttctagtTAAGTATTGGCTTCATTATTTTGGTGTCCATGGCTCAGCCTTAGCACATTATTTGATGGGATGGAGCTTGGTTTTATTGCAATTGGatataaatttgttgttttgccCGTATTTGGGCTAGTCCATTTCGTTGTAAATTATGATAGTTTGTTGTTAACCCCAACAAGTAGAGGTGCATAGTGTCGTGGATCAATTgggatatcttaaaatttcaattgatCAACAACGCTACTCTACgcatatttatgttatttaataatataatatactaattataatcatattatgtatgatttttaattgtattatattatgaatttttatatgatattttaaataaataataattattatataataaatttttaacaacgaataaaattaaaaattacatataaataaagaaaacataagaactaaaatattataaaactaaaattaattgcaGATTTAAATAATGTCTGCCAGTGTTGATCATTATAATCGAATCATTCTATTGTGACAAAAGGTTTTAAGGGGGTATATCTTGTACAATTATTCCATGTTGTGCGACAATTCGATAAACATTTTGAGATATGCTCCTAACATATATAGTCCAGTGTTTGATCTAATTCTTTGTTCTTGTCTGGTTTATTATCACAACTTATTTAAATGTGTCTCCATTTTATTAGCatgaagtaaattaaaaataatataattatataattttaaagagaaggaaaaacatATCTAAAagaaagtatatttattagttaaaataccacaataattaacaaaagagCTTTCCAAATGATATGAATGCGCCTGGATTCTTTTCAATAGAAGACGTACCAGGCATAAAACATAATCATCACAGCCAGGAGACTATTGTTATAGTTATTTAATGCTTAAATTAGACAAGttataaagaataaatgtTTAAGATGATAATAGGTATTAggataatcaaaattatatcttaGTTTgggatttataaattttttttaattatataatttcacgtaaattgtaaatttatgaatgatcAATTAGCCACCATGAGTCCATATATTCGAATTTGGTTTAAACGGGGACTGATTGGAGTGATCTAAATGAACATGCGaggattttttaaatatggaTTGATAAGTTGGAGGGGTTCCGCAGTTAACACGGAAACTCAACTCCACTCCACTGATTGGACGGTCCCTGAGGCTAAAGAGCCCGCCACTTTAGCGGCCCAGGTAGAAAGTGATTAGTGATTCTTGATTCGGTCGCTTTTGTCCAGGTTCGCcgcaaaaatgaattattggTTATGTTataaagtattataatttaaaaattatgataaattaatacaatttattgtaattaaataaaattaatgcaaaaaatttactttaacTACGATCAATAGAGTATTTATTATGGTGAATAAATAATAGCAAATTATGGAGAGAGTTGATGAGGgataatgttgtatttttttttacactaCTTATCCCAAGTAAAAAGAGCTAGCTATATCAAAAGTCTGATCAAGCGTGTCGAATTGCTTCCTAAACAATAAAACTGATTCCGGGACATCACCCATATTTtggaaataaatcaattttagccGATGCAAATTTGGAATAAGCCTATATACTATTTCCCTGACGGCCCGATTGATATTCGGATTCTTGAGCCCTCCCCATGACATTTGCATCCACGTAAGTCCCGTGCGTTTGCGAATCGCGATGACGATACAAGCACTAGCTAAAATGAAATATGCCCATCCAGAAGagttgattaaattaaatagctAGGCAAGAACACAGTAGCAGCCTTTGAAGTGCACCGGCCGGCCACGTAGAAAGTTCAATAAAACGTGCATGGAAGCAGGCTGAAGGCAACCAACGGTTCCCAATCTTAAAAGGTGGTTTGGTTTCTAAATATAGAAATCCAACATTCCCCATTACCATATCAAGAATGTCTGAACAACAATACTAAGCTAATCTGTACATGTGTGTTTGTGGAGTTCCTTTATGCTAATACCTAAACAGTACTGTCAGTGTGCCCATTCACCAATCCCACACGCAGAATCTGGAAAACCCCAATGCGTTTTACGTTTAAAATTTGTAGGTAAAGAAGGTGgctgacacacacacacacccattACCATATCAAGAATGTCTGAACAACAATACTAAGCTAATCTGTACATGTGTGTTTGTGGAGTTCCTTTATGCTAATACCTAAACAGTACTGTCAGTGTGCCCATTCACCAATCCCACACGCAGAATCTGGAAAACCCCAATGCGTTTTACGTTTAAAATTTGTAGGTAAAGAAGGTGgctgacacacacacacacacccccacaatATATCTTTCACTCTTAATTACTGTAAATGCAAAAGGATGGATTCTCCATACCATTATGGGAAATTGTTTCCACCACCATACCCCCCTAGATTTATACCCTTTTTCTCGCTATAAAGCAAAACAAATGGGGCAACATGATGAGTTGGGACCACATGCTAATTTCACTACcactataatttaattatgccCTTCTGAcataagagaagaaaagtgTGCATGCTTACACTATTCAGTTTTCTCTTGTCCAAAACCAATCAACATTTGCAATACCATGCAGGGGCCGGCCCCTCAACCCTGCACCTCACACCACTCTCTACAATATTTATccatatttagtattttattttgtttttctaagttatattaaaaataaagatacatTCCTTATCTATATAATGTACCAACGTTTGActtaaaaaacaatatatagtCGCGTGTTTGAATTAATGAAGTCTTGATATGAATCGGACCAAATTTATTACGTTGTATCATCGTTTATATTAAGTTGgcgagaattttttttttaaaaaaattaagtaggaGTATTCAAGCCTCAATATGATCTGGATCAAAATTTGCATATTGTTGGTGAAATGGTTTCGATGTTTCTCCTCCGTCCTCGACCCGAAATTATTCCCAATTTGAAACTAACATTGACTTGTCCTCATATAGAAAGCCTGTCCTTGCTATATAGAATTTTTGGTTTCATGCATTTTTCTGTTTCAGTCTTGTCCTAATTTATTctctttaatttatactactgaaaaaaaaaaaaaaaaaagagcagcTACGCTAGAGAAATTATATGAAGTAGTAAAGAATTGAGGGGGTGAAGTGGTAGGGGTCGGTTTTAGTAATTCTGCTCTATGGCTTTTGCTTCATGTCCCATTTCTGTACTTTTTCCATTGATTCTCTAAGCTTTTCCTGAAGTGAGTTGcgtatatagatatatatatatatatgggggcTCATCTCTCTTTCCTTGTCCATGGGAAAACTCTCCTGATCGATAATTTCTCTGTTCAAATATCTCTGACTGTCTCTctcacatacacacacacgcacacacaaaacacacagagagagagagagagagaattatGGCAAGAATGTCAGATCCCCTCATAGTTGGAAGAGTGATAGGGGATGTTCTTGACTCTTTCAGTCCAACTACCAAGATGTTTGTCACTTACGCTAATAAACAAGTGTTCAATGGTCATGAGTTCTATCCTTCTGCAGTTGTTATGAAACCAAGGGTTGAGATTCAAGGAGGCGACCTAAGAACCTTTTACACTTTGGTAAAcacattaattcaatttaatttatcacaTTTACACCactagatatatatatatatatatatatattaacacaCCTCCCGGCccgttcttttctttcttcctttattTACGTGCAATAATCTATATGTCCTAACTGCTAACTCATGTTGAAATTACATCATGTTCATGTActgtttttatgtaatattgttGCAGGTTATGACTGACCCTGATGTCCCAGGCCCCAGTGATCCATATCTCAGAGAACACCTCCActggtatacatatatacaaatatacctAGTCCGACCATGTCcaaaatttatagttataacCCAACGTGACGTTTATATGTAAAGCGAAACCCACTAGGGCAtttctgtatatatatcaGAATCAGAAATCAAAGAGATGCatacaagttatatatatatatatatgtgtgtgtgtgtctctaCCTTTAGCCCAGAAAATGgtaaaaactaaagaaaacaTGGGTATTCACATGTTCACTGAAACAAGATATTTAAGCCATATCTTTATGCAGTCATCGATCTAACACGGGGATCGATGAGTTTACCAAGAAACTGGAAAGCTAAAGTGAGAAAGAGCTGTATGAATACTGAAGCTGATCAATGGGAGAAtctgcatatatataacaattccAATTCAAACCCCTAACTGACCTCAAATTTCATGGCCGGAGTACGAAGTTTTCACGCTCATTTATGTTACGTACTAACATTTCCTTTGGCAAACCCTATGTTACAGGTTAGTGACCGACATACCGGGCACCACAGATGCAACATTTGGTAAGAACATCACACTgtacacacaaacacacacacacacacacggaCAAATGCGAAATGTGAATAACACTGCTTTTTTCCtggttaaaattattacttcaACAGGAAAAGAGCTGGCAAGCTACGAGATCCCGAAGCCCAACATCGGAATCCACAGGTTTGTGTTCGTTCTCTTCAAGCAAACCGGCAGACAAACAGTAAAGAACCTGCCTACCTCCAGAgatgttaggaaatggatcgggttaagatggataacaggtggaatatgaaggcgataaaagacacacgaatttgttaacccagtttggatataaatcctacgtc
The nucleotide sequence above comes from Sesamum indicum cultivar Zhongzhi No. 13 linkage group LG11, S_indicum_v1.0, whole genome shotgun sequence. Encoded proteins:
- the LOC105174078 gene encoding uncharacterized protein LOC105174078, yielding MAAGTTRKISAASARAHTRKPKPKSSSKVSGWLKKILLVGFVGFLAWAYQAARPPPPKTCGSADGPPVTASRVQLKDGRYLAYQEYGVAKDIAKHKIVFVHGFDSCRHDVAALTANLSPDIVESKGIYIVSFDRPGYGESDPHPTRTVKSLAFDIEDLADQLGLGSKFYVVGFSMGGQIVWTCLKYIPHRLAGAAMLAPVVNYWWPGIPSNISREAYNLQPAQDQWAVRVAHYMPWLTYWWNTQKLFPASSVISHNPNVISQQDKEVIMKYIGLRKEYQALVRQQGEHESLHRDMIIAFGTWEFGPTDLKNPISESEGSVHLWHGDDDLMVPVTLQRYIAHKLPWIKYHEISGAGHMFPAADGMADKIIQELIS
- the LOC105174079 gene encoding CEN-like protein 2 encodes the protein MARMSDPLIVGRVIGDVLDSFSPTTKMFVTYANKQVFNGHEFYPSAVVMKPRVEIQGGDLRTFYTLVMTDPDVPGPSDPYLREHLHWLVTDIPGTTDATFGKNITLYTQTHTHTHGQMRNVNNTAFFLVKIITSTGKELASYEIPKPNIGIHRFVFVLFKQTGRQTVKNLPTSRDHCFNTRRFAVENGLGLPVAAVFFNAQRETAARRR